A stretch of [Clostridium] innocuum DNA encodes these proteins:
- a CDS encoding nuclear transport factor 2 family protein: MQSIVHAYWNAIHELRFQDVRELFCDTAEITWPNTEEVFTLDEFIAVNEAYPGEWEEEVLKCYEIGDMIISETMVKGQEVSFLAIGFFTIQGGKITALREYWTAVEAVPEWRKELLKSR, encoded by the coding sequence ATGCAAAGCATCGTACATGCTTACTGGAATGCAATACATGAGCTGCGTTTTCAAGATGTGAGAGAGTTGTTCTGTGATACTGCAGAAATTACATGGCCCAATACGGAGGAAGTCTTTACCCTTGATGAATTTATAGCTGTAAATGAAGCCTATCCCGGAGAATGGGAGGAAGAGGTTCTGAAATGCTATGAAATAGGGGATATGATTATAAGTGAAACAATGGTGAAGGGACAGGAAGTATCCTTTCTTGCCATTGGTTTCTTCACAATACAGGGAGGGAAAATCACTGCCCTGCGTGAGTATTGGACTGCTGTGGAAGCAGTCCCGGAATGGAGAAAAGAGCTGTTAAAAAGCAGATAG
- the mnmE gene encoding tRNA uridine-5-carboxymethylaminomethyl(34) synthesis GTPase MnmE, with protein sequence MLNDTIAAISTAAVDGAISIIRMSGADALSIADSILNFNVGEKKSHTISYGYVYDQEHDELIDEVLVSVFRAPKTFTCEDIVEINCHGGRFITKKILRLCLAHGARLANPGEFTQRAFLNGRIDLTQAEAVNDMIQADTDENARMAVQGIRGSVRKLLEPLIQDLLDIIANIEVNIDYPEYDDVEQLSSEIIQPKAEEWMMRIRQILDRAQSGQLLKEGIKTAIVGKPNVGKSSLLNALLEEEKAIVTDIAGTTRDIVEGHIHLQGLTLNLIDTAGIRDTEDVVEQIGIRRSLQAISEAQLVIVVLDSSHVLDAQDEELLELTKDKTRIIVYNKTDISHRCEGICISAASGEIEPLMAKIHELFDGHQLVLQEPLLQNERQISLMMKAESCMRQALAAMKSKMELDIVAIDIQEAYTALKEILGEVHREDLLDTLFSNFCLGK encoded by the coding sequence ATGTTGAATGATACAATAGCCGCAATCTCCACAGCGGCGGTGGATGGGGCAATCTCCATCATCCGAATGAGTGGAGCGGATGCCTTGTCGATTGCGGACAGCATTCTGAATTTTAATGTAGGAGAGAAAAAAAGCCATACGATCAGCTATGGCTATGTTTATGATCAGGAGCACGATGAACTGATTGATGAGGTGCTTGTCAGTGTTTTTCGTGCACCGAAGACCTTTACCTGTGAGGATATCGTAGAAATAAACTGTCATGGCGGACGGTTTATCACAAAGAAAATTCTGCGGCTGTGTCTTGCGCATGGCGCACGTCTTGCGAATCCCGGTGAATTTACACAGCGTGCTTTCTTAAACGGCCGAATTGATCTGACGCAGGCAGAAGCTGTGAATGACATGATACAGGCAGATACCGATGAAAATGCACGCATGGCTGTGCAGGGTATTCGCGGAAGCGTCAGAAAGCTGCTGGAGCCCCTGATTCAGGATCTACTGGATATTATCGCAAACATTGAGGTAAACATCGATTATCCGGAGTATGATGATGTGGAGCAGCTGAGCAGCGAAATCATTCAGCCAAAGGCTGAGGAGTGGATGATGCGTATCCGGCAAATTCTGGACCGTGCACAGAGCGGTCAGCTGTTGAAGGAGGGCATCAAAACAGCAATTGTCGGTAAGCCGAATGTCGGGAAAAGCAGCCTTTTGAATGCGCTGCTTGAGGAAGAGAAGGCGATTGTGACAGATATCGCAGGAACTACACGCGATATAGTGGAAGGACATATCCATTTGCAGGGACTGACTCTGAATCTGATTGATACGGCAGGAATACGGGATACAGAGGATGTTGTGGAACAAATCGGTATCCGGCGAAGCTTACAGGCAATTTCCGAGGCACAGCTTGTAATCGTCGTACTGGACAGCAGCCATGTACTGGATGCGCAGGATGAGGAGCTGCTGGAGCTGACGAAGGATAAGACGCGTATCATCGTATACAATAAAACCGATATCTCCCATCGCTGTGAGGGCATATGCATATCCGCAGCCAGTGGTGAGATTGAGCCTTTGATGGCAAAGATACATGAACTGTTCGACGGTCATCAGCTGGTACTGCAGGAGCCGCTGCTGCAAAATGAGCGCCAGATTTCTTTAATGATGAAGGCAGAGAGCTGTATGCGGCAGGCGCTTGCTGCCATGAAGTCGAAAATGGAGCTGGATATCGTTGCTATCGATATACAGGAAGCCTATACAGCCTTAAAGGAGATACTCGGGGAAGTCCATCGTGAGGATCTACTCGACACCTTATTCTCCAATTTCTGTCTGGGAAAATAA
- a CDS encoding MBL fold metallo-hydrolase: MKLREHLYLLSGGVYGKLGNVYALQHDSGYILIDCGRYDALDIIRQNMAYWNISEHKITHVLLTHGHDDHAGSSSWFQSMGAQIYVGAGDEKNMITGNFGPESPFTNHVMPPCHPDVCIHEDMDISAGGLCIHALRMPGHTSGSMLYHVMLDKEAVLFSGDMFFADGETGEAAYTGWKGDMAYDGLRLLESFQKLWRLQLHPDIVAGGHGIPVIGSHADQIIMMAYKYAMLNNR; the protein is encoded by the coding sequence ATGAAATTAAGAGAACATCTGTATCTACTTTCCGGAGGTGTATATGGCAAGCTGGGAAATGTCTATGCCCTTCAGCATGACAGCGGTTATATTCTGATTGACTGCGGACGATATGATGCACTGGATATCATACGGCAGAATATGGCTTACTGGAATATATCCGAACACAAAATCACGCATGTTCTTTTGACGCACGGTCATGATGATCATGCGGGCAGTTCTTCCTGGTTTCAAAGCATGGGGGCACAAATTTATGTAGGAGCGGGCGATGAAAAGAATATGATCACCGGAAATTTCGGCCCGGAAAGCCCATTTACCAATCATGTGATGCCACCGTGTCATCCGGATGTATGTATTCACGAGGATATGGATATTTCCGCAGGAGGTCTGTGTATCCATGCACTGCGCATGCCGGGACATACCAGCGGCTCCATGCTTTATCATGTAATGCTGGATAAGGAGGCAGTGCTTTTCAGCGGTGACATGTTTTTTGCGGATGGAGAAACAGGTGAAGCAGCCTATACCGGATGGAAAGGCGATATGGCATATGACGGCTTACGTTTGCTGGAAAGCTTTCAAAAGCTCTGGCGGCTTCAGCTGCATCCGGATATTGTAGCCGGCGGACACGGTATACCGGTGATCGGCAGCCATGCAGATCAGATAATTATGATGGCATATAAATACGCAATGCTGAACAACCGCTAG
- a CDS encoding arsenate reductase family protein yields MRMLFIEYPTCSTCRKAKEYLQDAGMELEIRHIVEETPTVEELRAWVKQSGLELKKFFNTSGNVYKELKLKDRLKELSEEEQLNLLAGNGMLIKRPLLICEKGIAVGFKEEKYKNLCSE; encoded by the coding sequence ATGCGTATGCTGTTTATTGAATATCCAACCTGCTCAACATGCAGAAAAGCAAAGGAATATCTGCAGGATGCCGGAATGGAGCTGGAAATTCGCCATATCGTTGAAGAAACACCTACTGTGGAGGAGCTTCGTGCGTGGGTAAAACAGAGTGGACTGGAATTAAAAAAATTTTTTAATACCTCCGGAAATGTTTACAAGGAGCTGAAGCTGAAGGATCGTTTGAAGGAGCTTAGCGAGGAGGAGCAGCTGAATTTACTTGCCGGAAACGGTATGCTGATCAAGCGTCCGCTGCTGATCTGTGAAAAAGGAATTGCGGTCGGATTCAAGGAAGAGAAATATAAAAATTTATGTTCAGAATAA
- a CDS encoding TatD family hydrolase, translating to MNTLIDTHCHITCDALYERIDEVLENARQAGIEKMLIICTDFTEYERAQQLKEREPERFDIALGFHPNDLYAFQEADYERLEELLKQERLIAVGEIGLDYHWEDVQPQDQKTGFIRQIRLAQKYNKPILIHMREATKDTLDILKDMGPLKGIMHCYSGSKEVAMELIKIGFYISFGGPLTFKNSRGAPATAEALPLNRLFVETDSPYLTPHPFRGKQNEPMYVRYTFDKLCEIKAVEKDLAAEQLRKNYEELFLK from the coding sequence ATGAATACATTGATCGATACACATTGTCATATCACCTGTGATGCCCTGTATGAGCGCATTGACGAGGTATTGGAGAATGCAAGGCAGGCAGGTATAGAAAAAATGCTCATCATCTGTACGGACTTTACAGAATATGAGCGTGCACAGCAGCTAAAGGAGCGCGAACCGGAGCGCTTTGATATCGCACTGGGCTTTCATCCGAACGATTTGTACGCGTTTCAGGAAGCCGATTATGAGCGGCTGGAGGAGCTGCTGAAACAGGAGCGCCTTATCGCCGTCGGTGAAATCGGACTGGATTATCATTGGGAGGATGTACAGCCGCAGGATCAGAAGACCGGCTTTATCCGGCAGATCAGGCTTGCGCAAAAATACAACAAACCGATTCTTATTCATATGAGAGAGGCAACGAAGGATACGCTGGACATTCTGAAGGATATGGGTCCGCTGAAGGGGATCATGCATTGCTACAGCGGAAGTAAGGAAGTGGCTATGGAGCTGATAAAAATCGGTTTTTATATATCCTTTGGCGGGCCGCTTACATTTAAAAACTCAAGAGGGGCTCCGGCTACGGCAGAAGCGCTTCCTTTGAACCGGCTGTTTGTGGAAACTGACAGTCCCTATCTGACGCCGCATCCGTTCAGGGGCAAGCAGAATGAGCCGATGTATGTCAGATATACATTTGACAAGCTGTGTGAAATCAAAGCGGTGGAGAAAGATCTGGCGGCAGAGCAGCTGCGGAAAAATTATGAGGAATTATTTTTAAAATAA
- a CDS encoding UDP-N-acetylglucosamine 1-carboxyvinyltransferase produces MEEVIKIEGKHALEGTVRISGSKNATVALIPAAILANGPVTICGVPEISDVQSLSVLLRDLGVLVDIRSSDTIVIDPTSMENRPLVQDAVNKLRASYYFMGALLGKYGHVEIKMPGGCYLGPRPIDLHLKGFEALGAEIRYDHGSYILDAPQLTGTKIFLDIASVGATINIMMAAVHAKGRTTIENAAKEPEIIDVATLLNKMGANIRGAGTNVITIDGVDQLAGCFHEIIPDRIEAATYIVLAAAAAKEVRIDNIIPHHLEALLSKLKEIGTDLEIGVDNVVIRASRDLKAADIKTLPYPGFATDIQQPLTALLTQAQGQSIVTETIYTERFKHCQELNKMGANINVMIPSSFINGPTPLSGAEVYATDLRCGACLVIAGLIADGVTTIHNIYHIERGYEHIDEKLTALGAKIWRETVE; encoded by the coding sequence ATGGAAGAAGTTATAAAGATTGAAGGAAAGCATGCATTAGAGGGGACAGTTAGAATCAGTGGTTCGAAAAATGCCACGGTTGCACTGATCCCGGCCGCCATTCTGGCAAATGGACCAGTTACTATTTGTGGAGTTCCTGAAATATCTGATGTACAATCCCTGTCTGTACTGCTGAGAGATCTGGGTGTTCTGGTGGACATCCGTTCTTCTGATACCATTGTTATAGATCCAACTTCAATGGAAAATCGTCCTCTGGTACAGGACGCTGTAAATAAACTTCGCGCTTCCTATTATTTCATGGGAGCACTGCTGGGCAAATACGGCCATGTGGAAATTAAAATGCCGGGAGGCTGCTATCTGGGACCCAGACCGATTGATTTGCATTTAAAGGGCTTTGAAGCATTAGGAGCTGAAATACGCTATGACCACGGCTCCTATATTCTGGATGCACCACAGCTGACAGGAACCAAGATATTTCTGGATATCGCCAGTGTGGGAGCGACCATCAATATTATGATGGCTGCCGTTCATGCAAAGGGAAGAACAACGATTGAGAATGCCGCCAAGGAACCGGAGATTATTGATGTGGCAACACTGCTGAATAAAATGGGTGCCAATATCCGTGGTGCCGGTACAAATGTTATTACGATTGACGGTGTGGATCAGCTGGCGGGATGCTTTCATGAAATCATCCCGGACAGAATTGAGGCTGCCACGTATATCGTGCTTGCCGCCGCAGCCGCAAAGGAGGTACGTATCGACAATATTATTCCGCATCATCTGGAGGCACTGCTTTCCAAGCTGAAGGAAATCGGTACAGATTTGGAAATCGGTGTGGATAATGTGGTGATTCGCGCTTCCAGGGACTTAAAGGCTGCGGATATCAAGACACTGCCATATCCGGGCTTTGCGACAGACATTCAGCAGCCGCTGACAGCACTGCTGACGCAGGCACAGGGACAGTCGATTGTAACGGAAACGATTTATACAGAACGGTTCAAGCATTGTCAGGAATTAAACAAGATGGGGGCAAACATCAATGTAATGATACCGAGCTCCTTTATCAATGGGCCAACACCGTTATCTGGTGCCGAGGTCTATGCGACAGATTTAAGATGCGGTGCCTGTCTTGTGATTGCAGGACTGATCGCAGATGGTGTTACAACCATACACAACATCTATCATATTGAACGCGGATATGAGCATATCGATGAAAAGCTCACAGCTCTCGGCGCAAAAATATGGAGAGAAACAGTAGAATAA
- a CDS encoding DUF2087 domain-containing protein, whose amino-acid sequence MKITREKNLDEIKNGYTKDKRNFYHCNFCDAVFEDGEIFPINGHFYRAEKAVQMHIQKEHGSVFEQLLQLDKKSCSLTDVQKKLLQYIHEGKTDKEIASLTSTSASTVRHQRFVFREKARQAKMYLALYELSVEGMMDNLLEVHDHAAQVDERYVATSEDEEQVLKTMTLSIDPLKLKQIPAKEKKKIIILRKICEFLEPHQVYSEEEINAFLKQIFEDFVSLRRYLIEYGFLHRTKDCQFYSMDLGRIREVEDHE is encoded by the coding sequence ATGAAAATAACAAGAGAAAAAAATCTGGATGAAATAAAAAACGGATATACAAAGGACAAACGTAATTTTTACCATTGTAATTTTTGCGATGCAGTGTTTGAGGATGGTGAAATTTTTCCGATAAACGGGCATTTTTACCGTGCTGAAAAGGCGGTGCAGATGCATATACAAAAGGAGCATGGTTCTGTGTTTGAACAGCTGCTGCAGCTGGATAAGAAATCCTGCAGTCTGACCGATGTGCAGAAAAAGCTCCTGCAGTATATTCATGAAGGGAAAACCGATAAGGAAATAGCCTCGCTGACAAGTACAAGTGCGTCAACCGTCCGCCATCAGCGCTTTGTATTCCGAGAAAAAGCAAGACAGGCGAAAATGTATCTGGCTCTATATGAGCTATCGGTGGAGGGTATGATGGATAATCTGCTGGAGGTGCATGACCATGCCGCACAGGTGGATGAACGCTATGTCGCAACCAGTGAGGATGAGGAGCAGGTGCTGAAGACGATGACGCTCTCTATCGATCCGCTGAAATTAAAGCAGATTCCGGCTAAGGAAAAAAAGAAAATTATTATACTACGAAAAATTTGTGAATTTCTGGAGCCGCATCAGGTATACAGCGAAGAGGAAATCAATGCCTTTTTAAAGCAGATATTTGAGGATTTTGTATCACTGCGCCGCTATCTGATTGAGTACGGCTTTTTGCATCGGACAAAGGATTGTCAGTTCTATTCAATGGATCTAGGAAGAATCCGGGAGGTGGAAGACCATGAATGA
- a CDS encoding DUF1846 domain-containing protein has protein sequence MKEMAFDNDKYLKLQSKHILERISNFDNKLYLEFGGKLFDDHHAARVLPGFQPDSKLEMLLELKEEVEIVIAVSANDIEKNKIRSDMGITYDVEVLRLIDAFRDTGLYVGSVVITQYANQASADTFKAHLEHLGVHVYLHYPIAGYPNNIPLIVSDEGYGKNEYIETTKPLIVVTAPGPGSGKMATCLSQLYHEHKRGIKAGYAKFETFPIWNLPLKHPVNLAYEAATADLNDINMIDPFHLEAYGETTVNYNRDVEIFPVLNAMFEKILGTSPYKSPTDMGVNMAGYCIMNDEAAKRASSDEIIRRYYKARVDYKKGHTSEDTIGKIEIIMSQANIQPEERNVVKPALDKSEETEAPAVAIELPDGRIVTGKTTSLLGASSAALLNALKALGNINDEIPLISPNIIEPIQKLKVNSLGNHNPRLHTDEILIALSISATTNPVSHLALQQLDKLKDCEAHSTVILSQVDANTFRKLNVNLTCEDRYQTKKLYHR, from the coding sequence ATGAAAGAAATGGCATTTGATAATGACAAGTATTTAAAACTGCAATCCAAGCACATCTTGGAACGGATCAGCAATTTTGACAATAAATTATATCTGGAGTTTGGCGGAAAGCTGTTTGATGATCACCATGCTGCCAGAGTTCTGCCGGGATTTCAGCCGGATAGTAAACTGGAAATGCTCCTTGAGCTGAAAGAGGAAGTGGAAATCGTCATTGCGGTATCCGCAAATGATATAGAGAAAAACAAGATACGAAGCGATATGGGCATCACCTATGATGTTGAGGTGCTGCGTCTGATTGATGCATTCCGTGATACCGGGCTGTACGTCGGCAGTGTTGTCATCACACAATATGCGAATCAGGCTTCTGCAGATACCTTTAAAGCACATCTGGAGCATCTGGGTGTCCATGTTTATCTGCATTATCCAATCGCAGGGTATCCGAACAATATACCTTTGATCGTATCCGATGAAGGCTACGGCAAGAATGAATACATAGAAACAACAAAGCCGTTGATCGTTGTAACGGCACCGGGACCCGGCTCCGGTAAAATGGCAACCTGCCTGTCTCAGCTCTATCATGAGCACAAACGCGGGATCAAGGCGGGATATGCGAAATTTGAAACCTTCCCGATCTGGAACCTTCCGCTGAAGCATCCGGTGAATCTGGCTTATGAGGCTGCAACCGCGGATTTAAACGATATCAATATGATCGACCCGTTCCACCTGGAGGCATATGGGGAAACGACTGTCAACTATAACCGTGATGTAGAAATTTTCCCGGTTCTGAATGCCATGTTTGAGAAAATCCTTGGAACAAGCCCTTATAAATCTCCAACGGATATGGGTGTGAATATGGCAGGCTACTGCATTATGAATGATGAGGCCGCAAAGCGTGCCAGCAGCGATGAGATCATACGCCGCTATTATAAAGCCAGAGTAGATTATAAAAAAGGACATACGAGTGAAGATACCATCGGTAAGATAGAAATCATCATGTCACAGGCGAACATTCAGCCTGAGGAGCGAAATGTTGTGAAACCCGCACTGGATAAATCTGAAGAAACAGAGGCACCGGCTGTGGCAATCGAATTGCCGGACGGGCGGATCGTAACAGGAAAAACAACCTCATTGCTGGGGGCAAGCTCTGCCGCTTTGCTGAATGCATTGAAGGCACTGGGTAATATTAACGATGAAATTCCACTGATTTCACCAAACATCATCGAGCCGATTCAGAAGCTGAAGGTGAACTCTCTGGGAAATCATAACCCGAGACTGCATACGGATGAAATTCTGATTGCGCTATCTATCAGTGCAACCACCAATCCGGTATCACATCTAGCCTTGCAGCAGCTGGATAAGCTGAAGGACTGCGAAGCACACAGCACGGTAATTCTGTCCCAGGTGGATGCGAATACCTTCCGCAAGCTGAATGTCAATCTGACATGCGAAGACAGATATCAGACGAAAAAGCTATACCACAGATAA
- a CDS encoding polysaccharide deacetylase: MRKEVWRDVILSSVAFLALMWVAFFWAQKYFPMEQDSAAVAKVEEKKVAYLTFDDGPSKHTQEVLDILDTYHVKATFFVTGSNPEYYDLIKKADAKGHAIGIHTFSHDYGKIYSSEEAYFEDVNKTNALIEKQTGHKVNILRFPGGTSNTVSRKYSSGIMSTLAASVTQKGYEYYDWNASNGDGNCYVGSDSLINTALKEIRDKKEVMILMHDGTGNKATVEALPTILKSMLSQGYEFRVIDSSTPVFHHHIAN, encoded by the coding sequence ATGAGAAAAGAAGTATGGCGTGATGTGATTTTAAGCAGTGTGGCATTTCTTGCACTGATGTGGGTTGCTTTTTTCTGGGCCCAGAAATATTTCCCGATGGAACAGGATAGTGCTGCAGTCGCCAAGGTGGAAGAAAAAAAGGTTGCGTATTTAACCTTTGATGACGGTCCCAGCAAGCACACGCAGGAGGTACTGGATATTCTGGATACCTACCATGTCAAGGCTACGTTTTTTGTGACGGGAAGCAATCCGGAGTATTACGACCTGATTAAGAAAGCGGATGCTAAGGGGCATGCGATCGGTATTCATACCTTCTCCCATGATTATGGTAAAATCTATTCCAGTGAGGAGGCGTATTTTGAGGATGTCAATAAAACGAATGCGCTGATTGAAAAACAGACGGGACATAAGGTGAATATCCTGCGCTTTCCCGGAGGCACCAGCAATACGGTATCCAGAAAGTACAGCAGCGGCATTATGAGTACGCTGGCAGCTTCTGTAACGCAAAAAGGGTATGAATACTATGACTGGAATGCTTCAAACGGGGATGGAAACTGTTATGTAGGAAGTGATTCACTGATCAATACGGCATTAAAGGAAATCAGGGATAAAAAAGAGGTAATGATTCTGATGCATGATGGAACCGGAAACAAGGCAACGGTAGAGGCGCTTCCTACGATTCTGAAAAGTATGCTGTCGCAGGGCTATGAGTTTCGTGTCATTGACTCTTCCACCCCGGTATTTCATCATCATATCGCAAACTGA
- a CDS encoding carbohydrate deacetylase, which translates to MKRMIVNADDFGFSEAVNHGILKGMQEGIVTSTSIMANMPGFAHAVQLYHEYPDMDMAVGVHLNLTCYRPLLSTHKTLVTETGYFHKQDDLAGYSETEMYEELKAQIDCVLAHGIRIDHLDSHHHIHTTGKLQKVMERLNKEYALPFRGGFTYPVSFPHAKLSMDFYDSGVSLSALEAVCANISDHEVTDLMCHPAYIDQFLYETTSYSLKRMKELEILCSEEAAALLQRYQIQLCTYKEV; encoded by the coding sequence ATGAAAAGAATGATTGTGAATGCGGATGATTTCGGCTTCAGTGAGGCGGTAAATCATGGCATATTAAAGGGTATGCAGGAGGGAATTGTCACATCGACTTCGATTATGGCGAATATGCCAGGCTTTGCCCATGCAGTTCAGCTGTATCACGAGTATCCGGATATGGATATGGCTGTGGGTGTACATCTCAATCTTACCTGTTATCGCCCGCTGCTATCCACACATAAAACCCTGGTTACGGAAACCGGCTATTTCCACAAACAGGACGATCTTGCAGGTTATAGTGAAACGGAAATGTATGAGGAATTAAAGGCACAGATAGACTGTGTTCTTGCGCATGGTATTCGGATTGATCATCTGGATTCCCATCACCACATTCATACAACCGGCAAGCTGCAGAAGGTGATGGAAAGACTGAATAAGGAGTATGCATTGCCATTTCGCGGCGGCTTTACATATCCCGTATCCTTTCCGCATGCGAAGCTATCTATGGATTTCTATGATTCCGGAGTATCCCTATCAGCTTTGGAGGCTGTTTGCGCTAACATTTCGGATCACGAGGTAACGGATTTGATGTGCCATCCCGCCTATATTGATCAGTTTCTGTATGAAACAACCTCATATTCATTAAAGCGCATGAAGGAGCTGGAAATCCTGTGCAGTGAAGAAGCGGCTGCTCTGCTTCAGAGATATCAGATACAATTGTGTACCTATAAGGAAGTATAA
- a CDS encoding metal-dependent transcriptional regulator, translating to MILGESLEDYLETLLILDNENGKIRCVDVAKKMDVSKPSVNKAMNVLKEKGLVQQETYGDIHFTPEGRKLAVKVYQRHTTIRSFLEDVLGVAPDTAEEEACHIEHVISEDTFQKIKNFKR from the coding sequence GTGATATTAGGTGAATCGTTGGAGGATTATCTGGAAACTCTGCTGATCCTGGATAATGAAAACGGCAAGATCCGTTGTGTGGATGTGGCAAAAAAAATGGATGTTTCCAAGCCAAGTGTGAATAAGGCTATGAATGTATTAAAGGAAAAAGGACTTGTTCAGCAGGAAACCTATGGGGATATTCATTTTACTCCGGAGGGAAGAAAGCTGGCTGTCAAGGTGTATCAGCGTCATACGACTATTCGTTCCTTTCTGGAGGATGTACTTGGTGTTGCACCGGATACAGCAGAGGAAGAAGCCTGTCATATTGAGCATGTGATCAGCGAAGATACCTTCCAGAAAATCAAAAATTTCAAAAGATAG
- a CDS encoding aryl-sulfate sulfotransferase, translating to MVLPLFLKSVHSCFRKTSQSIDTIAVVIKMNKKKRSAMILTIVTVSLCLVTWLSKPNTTNTIGSIVSGKTAVKEIYNVEKQNTIRKTLDEQIAQGSHSENNALMVYNPFGTNTLSMYTYFTTAQGAKISYTIHVEDDKIADFTRTLNSDYTRTHEYQLIGLIPDHENTITLHMEYEDGTNKDVTYTYTCGSLRGNESIQLEAKEGSSREELSDGLYVILGNDSDEDDFMYYYDNNGILRGEVPIEGYRSHRLLFANERMYYSISTNKMAEMDALGQITNVFDLGNYDLHHDYVFDDNGDMLILATDTTKDTVEDMIIRLDVSSGAVSQVVDMGDLFPTYKASVYDKDNDELDWTHLNTIQWMGDNEILVSSRETSTIVKITDIYGTPEIAYMMGEKTYWEDSDYADLLLDKANSFTSQTGQHSITYVEDDSLADGQYYLYMFNNNFGYSSTNTAYDWSQLNIPTEVKAEDAVSKYYKYLVDESKGTYELVDTFDVPYSPYVSSVQNIGGNTIVDSGMAFNFQEYDSDHTLIRSFTMEGEKYIYRVYKYTFDGFYFNQ from the coding sequence ATGGTATTGCCCTTATTTTTGAAAAGCGTTCACAGCTGCTTCAGAAAAACTTCACAGAGCATTGATACAATAGCTGTGGTGATAAAAATGAACAAAAAGAAAAGAAGTGCTATGATTTTAACGATTGTGACGGTATCTCTATGTCTGGTGACCTGGCTGTCCAAGCCAAATACGACAAATACGATTGGCAGTATTGTTTCCGGAAAAACAGCAGTAAAGGAAATTTATAATGTGGAAAAGCAGAATACCATTCGTAAAACTCTGGATGAACAGATTGCACAGGGGAGCCACAGCGAAAACAATGCTTTGATGGTCTATAATCCGTTTGGTACAAACACACTTTCCATGTATACTTATTTCACAACTGCACAGGGGGCGAAAATCAGCTACACGATCCATGTGGAGGATGATAAGATTGCGGATTTCACACGCACATTGAACAGTGATTATACACGAACACACGAATATCAGCTGATTGGTCTAATACCGGATCACGAGAATACGATTACCCTGCATATGGAATATGAAGACGGTACGAATAAGGATGTCACATATACCTATACCTGCGGCTCCCTAAGAGGAAACGAATCCATTCAGCTGGAAGCAAAGGAAGGTAGCAGCAGAGAAGAGCTCAGCGATGGTCTGTACGTTATTCTCGGTAATGACAGTGATGAGGATGACTTCATGTATTATTATGATAACAACGGTATCCTGCGCGGTGAGGTTCCAATTGAAGGCTATCGCTCACACCGTCTGCTGTTTGCGAATGAACGCATGTATTACAGTATCAGTACAAATAAGATGGCTGAGATGGATGCACTGGGACAGATTACCAATGTATTTGATCTGGGAAACTATGATCTGCATCATGATTATGTCTTTGATGATAACGGAGATATGCTGATTCTCGCGACCGATACGACAAAGGATACTGTTGAGGATATGATTATCCGCCTTGATGTTTCCAGCGGTGCCGTGTCTCAGGTCGTGGATATGGGGGATTTGTTTCCTACCTATAAGGCTTCTGTATACGACAAAGACAACGACGAGCTGGATTGGACACACCTGAATACCATTCAGTGGATGGGAGATAATGAAATTCTTGTAAGCAGCCGGGAAACTAGCACCATCGTCAAAATCACGGATATCTATGGTACACCGGAAATAGCGTATATGATGGGAGAAAAAACCTATTGGGAAGACAGTGACTATGCAGACCTGCTGCTGGATAAGGCGAACAGCTTCACCTCGCAGACCGGACAGCATTCCATAACCTATGTGGAAGACGATTCTCTTGCGGATGGTCAGTATTATCTGTATATGTTCAATAATAATTTCGGATACTCTTCCACGAATACAGCCTATGACTGGAGTCAGCTGAATATCCCTACCGAGGTGAAGGCAGAGGATGCTGTTAGCAAATATTACAAATATCTGGTAGATGAAAGCAAGGGCACCTATGAGCTTGTGGATACATTTGATGTTCCGTATTCCCCCTATGTATCCAGCGTGCAGAATATCGGTGGCAATACTATTGTGGACAGTGGTATGGCATTTAATTTCCAGGAATATGACAGTGACCATACGCTGATTCGTTCCTTTACCATGGAGGGTGAAAAGTATATTTACCGGGTTTATAAATACACCTTCGACGGCTTTTACTTCAATCAGTAA